The genomic stretch GATTTTCAGTCAACAGCCCCTCATTCACTGCACTAATGTTCCGAGACATTTCCGCGGCATCTAATAAGCAGCACAAATGAGTGGTATCGAAGGGATTAAGGGAATGAGAACAAACCACTACGTAGTTCCTCCACACCATTACATCTTGTAAGGAGGTTTTCATCCAGCGAGCAAGCTTCTCGGTGCAGCCGATTCCCACTTCACCGTCATCCCTGCCACAGGAGCTTGACATGACCCAGAGTCTTGAGACGAACGACCCAGCATACACTAGGGACGTGAGGACAAGCGGAATCACTACTGCCTCAAGCTGATCCAGGACCAGCGTTTCAGTCCAACCATCAAAAGCTCCACACTTATTAGTGTACAACTACAAACAAAAAAATGGCACTACGACTCGAGAGAATGAGAGATAGCCTGATTACCAGGTGATCACTACGAATGCCGAACACCGCGAGCGCTTTTGACGAGTCACTCAGGCTCCATACCTGGGGAGAGGGCGGGAGATAGACAGATAGGTTAAGGGGATTTGAGATTCCATACGGGTATCAGAAGCTAGGGCTTAGATGGGGACTGGAGGTGCAGAAGGTTCACTTACGCGCAGGAGGGCCGCAGTGGCGAGGACGGAGGcagcggaggagaaggcggcgcacACGAAGCGGCGGTGGAAGAAGGCGCGGAGCGAGGTGGCCGgcgggagacggaggaggagcgtTGGGGCGTAGAGGACGGCGACATaggaggcggccatggcggcgcacgctgccaccgccgccgtcccggATATCACCGGCGGCGAGGCAGAATGGGAGACCGACGGCGCCGCCATTAGCTCCGGTGAACTGCTTCTAGCTCGAGCTGATTTGATGGCCGGAGTTCAGAAAGATCTTATTTTTTAGCATACCTTGCACCGGATCTGTGACCGCCAGGGTGAGCCCGGCCCGGTCCGAAATAGAACCAGGCCATCGGGCAAGGCTGGGCTTGGGCATGATATTTTGGCCCAAGAGTTGGGCTGGGCCAGGGCTAAACCTGCGCTTCTGTGagttagtatttttttttttttgaggaatttCCGTGAATTAGTAAAGAGGTCTCGCGTGATTTTCCTCTGCCAGGTTGCCTCTAGGCCTAACTATTTTGGCTCAGCGGTTGGATCGGGCAGGTGTGGGGCTACATTTTCTGTGTCGGGCTTTGTTTGGCCCGGCCCAAAAAATGCCAAGGTAATCTcgcactgtcgttgcctatttgcTCAAGTCGTGCATTTACATCGGACAGCGAGGAACTACTTTCCCTCAAAAAAAGATGAACTACTTCTTTTCCCGAAGGAGCATATAGTTTAGATCAAAGTCAATCCTTAAACATAGAAAAAGATATAAACAGTTGCAATATTAAATGCACAcagtatgaaaatatattttacgaTCGGCAATTTGAGCTATAGTTTTGGTTCTTCAATGCAATCATATAAGGATTACGAGCACTAAAGTCTACCTCTTCAGTAGTGTTGTTGATGGCATTAACTTACTTGGGTATCATTACCTTTGATTGTGTCTAGTAGTTCATTCAACTTAGCAACAAGTTCTTCATTCTTGGTTTCATTAACGGAGTTCGTCATTCTTGAGGATCTCTTCACGTGCCATGGAGAATGGTCCTTTTGCATGCCATCAAAAAAACTTTGTTCCTTCTTCAACCCCTTTGCCCATGAATGTGCCTCCAACTGCAGTGTCAAGCATAGACTTCGACATAGGACTAAGAGCATTATAAAATAAATGGAGGATTCACCATTCCTTCATCTCATGGTTGGGACAGTTCCTTACAGACTCCTTCAttctttcccgcgcgagccctagTTAGGATGGTTCTAAAAATATTGAATATTGGTTTAAGATTATAAATATTGACACTTTTCTATAACTTTAACCAAAAACTATATGCATCCTATTTTTGGAAGAAGTGAGTATGCATAACAGATAGCCTTTTGGCAAGATAAATTTGTTTTCCTCTTTTTCTATTGGACAGCCCAGTTTACCAACCAGATGTAGTTGCATCCGGTTTGGAACAGCATGAGACCCTTTCCTTTATCGGGATAAATTCTTTTATTTATGAATCTATGATATGATGCTCCTTGTTTCtctgtttttccttttttcacaACTATTACAAGCTGATCGACAAGGACGGGAAGGCGTGATGGAGTTACTTGGAAAGACGTTGGTAATCCAGAGCATCTAGCAGAGTGATGAAGTGCCAGAATACCATGGACATAAGCAAGGTGATACTCTAATTTTTCTTCTTTGATAATCCCTATTTGTACTCGGTTGTCCTTAATGGTCAACGGTGGATTACAAAATTGTATTATTTGTGAGTGTCGTTTCAATCACTTTTTTAAGTGGTTCGTCGTCAGTGATGGTGCTGGAGGCGGTAGGGAGGGCCTGCAGCAGCAAAGTTCCACGCAGCCTGCCAGGACCTAcacacaacaatcttcctggtacaatctatttcttcttcttctatACTAGATACATAGTAGTGGTACAAATTAGCAAGGACATGCTGAAAAATGCAGATCAACAAGTTGGTTGATTACTAAATTTAATTTATGTATAAGTTCCATATAAATTAGGATGTTGTCCCTGATGAATTTAATCTTTTTCTTGGTGTTCTAGATCTTTCCATACCAAGGAGGAACTATCTCCATAGGCTTCTCTTGAGAATATCTTATAATTCTTTGAACAAAATTCTTATAATGTATGATACATTTTTGTAGTTTAGATGAGCTCGCGTACTTGGCAAATTAATGACTGGTGTTTTTAATCCTCTATCAGTTTCTTGGATTAATGAAAACAAAAGAATTTTAACAATTGTATGCATATGCAGTTTGAGCTGATGTACCTGGTCATTAGCATTTACCCTGAATAATCTATCCTTGCACGTACTATTTCATGTTGACCACATGCCTTTCATATATATAATCTGCTATTTAATTGATCGTTGGTCTAAACTACAGAAAAAACTCGAACAAATGGCTCTTTGGTAAAGATCCTGAAAACGCATGGTTGTGGCTCCAGAGGTGTTTAATAGATGCTGAAGTTGGGCTTCGGAGACCTTGTGTGTTTAGGAGTGATGATGTTTTCGAGCTTATTACTAGGCTTGTTGTTTAATCTTCAACATAAGCTTCTACAAAGGATGATGAGGTTGTGTCCTTTGTAGGCCAACTGCCAACTCAGTAGTAACTAGCCAAATGTGCGACATATACCTTCTACAAATATAGTTGTACATTTTCTCGAAATAAAATTTAAACAAAGTGGATTATTAATgtttagaatactatgttatcatTATGTCAACATGTTATGATGCTAAATAAAAAGTGACTATACAAACACATGGGTATTCAACTAGTCAACTATAAAGAGAGTAGTTTGGAACACAAAAATATATAAATCTACAGTAACATCTCAGCTAAAATAACTTCTCTACCTGTTAAGTAAGCTTGaaaaaaatagtgatgcaatgccATTTTTCACTGCCTTTTCTCTAGATGTGCTAATATGGTATTATTTGTCGATGCATAAACTCGAAGAAACTAAGCGTATTGTGCCCTTACTGAACAATTCAGCTGCAAATACTTTAGAGAGGCATTTAAACAaaagcacaagcaatttacttgataATAATGAAATCTATCACCAACTACTTGCATATACATTAGGTGGCAGCTGATCACGGTACAAAACCTGGACTAGCTCAAAGCGCTTGATGATGAGATCGGGGTTGCATCAGTTGCAATCGTCTGGTCACATGTCATGGCGCACAAGCTGATCTATCCCTAGGTGATCGTCTAGAACTGGAAGTTGAGGCATGAAATTCACGCCGTAGCTCAGGTTGTGAAGCTTTAGCATTGTGGAGTCCAATGGCGCTTTCATTGCCTCCATCTCCCCTTTCACCATGTCCTTCTCTATTTGTATGTGTCTGCAATTCCTATACACTTTTGCAAAATACAACTTGAGTTAGAGCAACATATATGAAGCTAGCGTTTCTGCAATGAACAGAGCATTATGCCGAGGAGGGACATCTGACCTACGGCATGGGATCCATCTACTTGTTCGAGAGAATACTGGTGATAACTTCCTTGAGATAGTTACAGGATTCGCCAAGGAGGACATGCAGGGAGCAAGGGGTTTACACCACAACTGAGAACGGTATTGGAGATGCATGCTAGACGGCACAAGTAGATACCTCGATGACGTTCACGGCTTCACGCTGATTCCATCACCATTGATCTGATCGTGGACCGTGGGAATAGGTCAGTTCGTGAGCTCATGGGTTCTAGCAACGCTTAAGATCTCAACATCGGCCGCCACGGTGCCTCCATGCTTGCTCTTGTGGTACCCGTAGGTCAGACTATGAAATCTAAAAAATCGGCTAGATCGAAAATTGGTGTTACACAACACCGCAAAGGACAAACTAAAACAAAGAACTCAAATACACAAAGATAAAAACACGATGAACACATATGTGATTTCATCATTCATACTATCACCATTGCATGGTACTCCGGTCAAACACTCCCATGGTGGCCATGGCCCATGAGTTCTTTCGACAAATAAAGTTGTTGACTAGATATGTGCTTATTCATGTTGGCGCTCTATGTTGCCCCGCGTTGTTGTGTCCATCATCCACCTATGTACATGCATGGCTATGGTGTAGGGCAAGATGTAGGGGTGTGTAGCGGATGGGGAGAATAGGACATGCAAGCGTATGGTGGGTCACAAGGGATGCCCCTCTTTGGCTCCAACAAAACTATTTTGTTATATAAACTTGTGATAAGATTGTGTGCTTGGTGGAGATTACATACGCCAAAGAAGGCCAACTTATAGCCTCGAGATTTTTTCTAGACGGGGAGGGGATGCGTGTTGTAGAAACTACCTTCATCACATTACATAAAGATAGTAGATGTGCACGCCTTTGTTAGGGACTGCGATAGTTGTTAGTTGCGGACTTAAAGATAAGGAAGTGGGGTGGCATCTTGCTGTAATTTGTTAGAGTGTGACACCGCTGGTCAAAACCATTAACCATATAATTCTACCCGCGCCCAAAAATAGTGTCTTAGTTTTGtagagatatggatgtatctagacacgttttagttgtacatacatctgtatctagaaaaaagttgagacactttttTTACTAGGCTTATGGgtactgcttgtgacggtaaagcacacgtccgttgggaaccccaagaggaatgtatgatgagtacagcagcgagttttccctcagtaagaaaccaaggttatcgaaccagtaggagatgaagaccacgtgaaggttgttggtgaaggagtgtagtgcggcgcaacaccagggattccggtgccaacgtggaacatgcacaacacaattaaactactttgccccaacttaacagtgaggttatcaatctcaccggcttgctgaaaacaaaggattaaacgtatggtgtggaaaatgatgtttgcttgagaacaatgattgcagtaggttgtatttcagatgtaaaagaatggaccggggtccacagttcactagtggtgtctctccaataagataaataacatgttgggtaaacgaattacagttgggcaattgacaaatagagagggcacaacaatgcacatacatatcatgatgactactatgagatttacttagggcattacgacaaagaacatagaccgccatccagcatgcatctatgtctaaaaagtccaccttcgggttagcatccgcaccccttccagtattaagttgcaaacaaagcattaagtactgtgcgtaatgtaaacaatacaaatatccttagacaaagcattgatgttttatccctagtggcaacagcacatccacaaccttaggggttgctgtcactccccaagattctatggagacatgaacccactatctagcataaatactccctcttggagttacaagtattaacttggccagagcctctactagcaacggagagcatgcaagatcataaataacatatatgatagatcaataatcaacttgacatagtattccatattcatcggatcccaacaaacacaacatgtagcattacaaatagatgatcttgatcatgataggcagctcacaagatctaaacatgatggcacaagaggagaagacaaccatctagctactgctatggacccgtagtccaaggatgaactaatcacgcatcagtccggaggcgggcatggtgatgtagagccctcccctctccggcagggtgccggaggagatcttctgaaccccccgagatagggttgacggtggcggcgtctctggaactgttctcgtatttttggctctcggtgctagggttttcggggacaaagtaataaataggcgaaggggcagagtcgggggagccagggggctccctccccacatgtcggcgcgggggccccacagccgcgccgccctatggtgtgggcccccgccggccttcctcgactcttcttcggtcttccggaacactccgtggaaaataggtccgtgggcttttgtttcgtccaattccgagaatatttgtaaactagcttTTCCGAAATCAAAAacagagaaaacgagaaccggcactcgtggcatcttgttaataggttagtcccgtaaaatgcataaaaacattataaagtgtgaataaaacatgtaggtattgtcataaaactagcatggaacataagaaattatagatacgttggagacgtatcaagcatccccaagcttagttcctactcgccctcgagtaggtaaacgataaaaagaataatttctgaagtgacatgctaccaacataatcttgatcaacactattgtaaagaatatgagatgaatgaagtgactcaaagcaatggtctatagcttgctaacaaaaagataatgactaaacaactgaatcatatagcaaaaacttttcatgaatagtactttcaagacaagcatcaaaaagtcttgcacaagagttaactcataaagcaatagattcttaataagaggtttgaaacaacacaaaggaagatttaagtttcagcaattgctttcaactttcaacatgcatatctcatggataattgtgaacacaaagtaatataataagtgcaataagtaagcatgtaagaatcagtgcacacagttgacacaagtgtttgcttctaagatagaaagaagtaggtaaactgactcaacataaagtaaaagaaaggccattcgcagagggaagcagggattaaatcatgtgctagagcttttcaagttttgaaatcatatagagagcataaaaataaagttttgagaggtgtttgttgttgtcaacgaatggtagtgggcactctaacccccttgtcaaacagactttcaaagagcggctcccatgaaggacgttatctctaccagcaaggtagatcatccctcttctctttgtttacacatgtattttagttttatttatagatgacactcctcccaaccttttgctttcacaaaccatggctaaccgaatcctcgggtgccttccaacatttctcataccatggaggagtgtctattgcaaaattaagttgcttactgataaatcagggcaaaacatgtgaagagaattattaatgaaagttaattaattggggctgggcaccccgttgccagctctttttgcaaaattattggataagcggatgtatatgccactagtccactggtgaaagtctgcccaacaagattaaaaaataaaacaccacatacttcctcatgagctataaaacattgacacaaatagggagtaataaagttttgaattgtttaagggtagcacatgaagtatttacttggaatggcagaaaaataccacatagtagtagttatggtggacacaaatggcataggttttggctcaaggttttggatgcacgagaagcattccctctcagtacaaggctttggctagcaaggttgtttgaagcaaacacaagtataaaccggtacaacaaaacttacataagaacatattgcaagcattataagactctacactcgtcttccttgttgctcaaacacttttaccgtaaaatatctagaccttagagagaccaatcatgcaaaccaaatttcaacaagctctacggtagttctccactaatagatttaaactacatgatgcaagagcttaaacatgatctacatgagagctcaaaacaattgccaagtatcaaattattcaagataatataccaattaccacatgaagcattttctgtttccaaccaaataacaataagtgttgcAACTTTTcagactttcgccatgaacatgaaaaataaaacaaagaacacaagtgttcaaatgaaaaagcggagcgtgtctctctcccacacaagcatgttaggatccgatttattaagaaaacttaaaataacaaacgagaataaaagcacacggacgctccaagtaaagcacataagatgtgacggaattaaaatatagcttcactagaggtgacctgataagttgttgatgaagaaggggatgccttgggcatccccaagcttagacgcttgagtcttcttgaaatatgcagggatgaaccacgagggcatccccaagcttagacttttcactcttcttgatcatattatatcatcctcctctcttgatccttgaaaacttccttcgcaccaaactcaaagcaatctcattagagggttagtgcataatcaaaaattcacatgttcagcaaggacacaatcatttccaacacttctggacattacccaaggctactgaaatttaatggagcaaagaaatccactcaaacacagtaaaagaggcaatgcgaaataaaaggcagaatctttcaaaacagaacagtccgtaaagacgaattttttcgaggcacttaacatgatcagatggaaaagctccagttgaacgaaagttgcgtacatatttgatgATTACTCATGAATGTTTTCAGAACttttagattcttctacagagagaaaaactcaaattcgtgacagctaaaaatctgtttctgcgcagaaatccaaatctagtatcaactttctatcaaagactttacttggcacaacaatgcaagaaaataaagataaaaaggtattgctacagtagtaacaagcaccttgactgaaatataaaacaaaaattgtataaataaaataatgggttgtctcccataagcgcttttctttaacgcctttcagctaggcgtagaaagtgaaaatcaagtaatatcaagagaagaagcatcaacatcataatttgttctaataatagaatcaaaaggcatcttcattctctttctagggaagtgttacatacctttcttaagagggaattgatatttaatatttccttctttcatatcaataatagcaccaacagttcgaagaaagggtcttcccaaaacaatagttcaagatgcattgcattcaatatccaaaacaacaaaatcaacggggacaaggttatcgttaaccataatgtgaatattatcaattctccccaaaggtttctttatagaattatcagcaagattaacatccaaataacagtattCCAgatgtggcaagtcaagcatatcataaagtttcttaggcataatagaaatacttgcactaagatcacataaagcattacaatcaaaatcattgaccttcattttaatgatgggatcccaaccattttccaacttcctagggatagaagcttcaagttgtaattcctcttccctagctttaatgagagcatttgaatatgttttgtaaaggccaagtttatagcactagcattaggacttctagcaagtttttgcaagaacttaataacttcagaaatatgacaattatcaaaaccattatgatctaaagcaatgggaccattgtccccaacactttgaaaatttcagcacttttatcacaaacagtttcaacagtttcaggcaattttgcatgctttgtagtagaagtagaaacattaccaacaccaattattttaccattgatagtaggaggtttagcaacatgtgaagcatcaacattactagtggtggtaatagtccaaactctagctatattattctctttagcaagtttttcttctctttcccacctagcatgcaattcagccatcattctaatattgtcattaattcgaacttggatagcatttgctgtagaaaatgacttagtatctttaacttcattaggcataactttcagtttcaaaagatcaacatcaagagcaagactatcaaccttagaagcaagaacatcaatttttaccaaacttttcatcaacagatttgttaaaaacaatttgtgtactaataaattctttaaccatgacttcaagatcagagggtacactcctactattgttgtaggaattaccataagaattaccataaccattaccactattagaaggatatggcctatagttgttgttaccaaacttATTCCTATAACCATTGTTGTTgaagttattatttttaatgaagttcacatcaacatgctcttcttgagcaaccaatgaagctaaaggaacattattaggatcaacattagatctaccattaacaatcatagacataataacatcaatcttatcactcaaggaagaggtttcttcaacagaatttaccttcttaccttgaggagttctttcagtgtgccattcagagtagttgatcatcatatcatcaagaagctttgttgcagcaaccaaagtgatggacataaaagtacctccagcagctgaatccaataggttccttgaagaaaattttaatcctgcataaaaggtttggatgatcatccaagtagttagtccatgggtagggcaattctttacaaaagatttcattctctcccatgcttgggcaacatgttcattatccaattgcttaaaattcataatgctacttctcaaagatataattttagcaggaggattatattttccaatgaaagcatctttacatttagtccatgaactaatactatttttaggcaaagatagcaaccaatatttagctcttcctctcaaggagaaaggaaacaatttcagttttataatatccccatccatatccttatacttttgcatttcacaaagttcaacaaaattattaagatgggcagcagcagcatcatcagtactaacaccagaaaatttctctctcataacaagatttagtaaagcaggtttaatttcataaaattctgctgtagtagcaagtggagcaataggagtgcatatgaaatcattattatttgtgctagttaagtcacacaacttagagttctcaggagtactcattttagcaataataaagcaaaaccgaataaagtaaaacaagtaactatttttgtgtgtttttgatataaagacagcaaacaagacataaaataaaaaagcaagacaataaacaaagtaaagagattgggtgtgagagactccccttgcagcgtgtcttgatctccccggcaacggtgccagaaaagtagcagtttgtgacggtaaagcacacgtccgttgggaaccccaagaggaaggtatgatgagtacaagcaacgagttttccctcgcaagaaaccaaggttatcgaaccgaagaggagatgaagaccacgtgaaggttgttggtgaaggagtgtagtgcggcgtaacaccagggattccggtgccaacgtggaacccgcacaacacaatcaaactactttgccccaacttaacagagtgaggttgtcaatctcaccggcttgccgaaaacaaaggattaaacgtatggtatgGAAAATGatatttgcttgcagaaaacaaaagagaacaatgattgcagtaggttgtatttcagtatgtaaaagaatggaccggggtccacaaggcactagtggtgtctctccaataagataaataacatgttgggtaaacaaattacagcttgggcaattgacaaatagagagggcataacaatgcacatacatatcatgatgaatactatgagatttacttagggcattacgacaaagaacatagaccgccatccaagcatgcatctatgcctaaaaagtccaccttcgggttagcatccgcaccccttccagatattaagttgcaaacaacagacaattgcattaagtaatgtgcgtaatgtaaacaatacaaatatccttagacaaagcattgatgttttatccctagtggcaacaacacatcca from Lolium rigidum isolate FL_2022 chromosome 4, APGP_CSIRO_Lrig_0.1, whole genome shotgun sequence encodes the following:
- the LOC124706752 gene encoding CAAX prenyl protease 2-like — translated: MAAPSVSHSASPPVISGTAAVAACAAMAASYVAVLYAPTLLLRLPPATSLRAFFHRRFVCAAFSSAASVLATAALLRVWSLSDSSKALAVFGIRSDHLLEAVVIPLVLTSLVYAGSFVSRLWVMSSSCGRDDGEVGIGCTEKLARWMKTSLQDVMVWRNYVVAPFTEELVFRACMIPLLLCGGFKMHNIIFLSPIFFSLAHLNHLFELHQQGCNFMRSLLIVGLQLGYTVIFGWYAAFLFIRTGNLVSPIVAHIFCNMMGLPAFSSPRTRGVTSVAFMAGSVFFFYFLFPATSPKLYNARLDGCSCWHGYCRWS